One stretch of Flavobacterium sp. 9 DNA includes these proteins:
- a CDS encoding DUF4421 family protein, with translation MDLKLIYIVFFGGVFGCFAQKDSLQNPYFKSYNDNVTASAYYLDTSNNFQLGFTIDGQKKYIDLNPNRKEQLGLSLSYKFIDISFGFAPKFFDINRDNSNSKLFSFNTRFYYKKWMQSFTFINQKGFYAYDSGITVDFPRMRTTKIGGTTSYIFNKNFSYKALVNQNEWQTKSSGSFIPTFSFYYTNLNLNIEPDSSNGDIYVFSLAPSYFYNFVISDRVLIGTGLAFGAGINDVDGDVSALYQLDFNLKLAYNRDRFFAYASLNTLNFVQNDAAEARLNDNISTLKFSIGYRFDPPNKVKEVYEEINKKTGL, from the coding sequence ATGGATCTAAAACTGATTTATATAGTGTTTTTTGGAGGCGTTTTTGGGTGTTTTGCTCAGAAAGATTCGCTTCAAAATCCCTATTTTAAATCTTATAATGACAACGTTACAGCCAGCGCTTATTATTTAGACACTTCTAATAATTTTCAGCTTGGTTTTACAATAGATGGACAAAAAAAATACATCGACCTTAATCCAAACCGAAAAGAACAGCTTGGTTTAAGTTTAAGTTACAAGTTCATAGATATAAGTTTTGGTTTTGCTCCTAAGTTTTTCGATATAAACAGAGACAATTCAAATTCTAAACTATTTAGTTTCAACACCCGATTTTATTATAAAAAATGGATGCAATCCTTCACTTTTATTAATCAAAAGGGGTTTTATGCTTATGATTCCGGTATTACTGTAGATTTTCCGCGAATGCGAACTACAAAAATTGGCGGAACAACTTCATATATTTTCAACAAGAATTTTTCTTATAAAGCATTGGTCAATCAAAACGAATGGCAAACGAAGAGTTCCGGAAGTTTTATTCCCACTTTTTCGTTTTATTATACCAATTTGAATTTGAACATTGAACCAGATTCTTCAAACGGAGATATCTATGTTTTTTCATTAGCTCCCTCCTATTTTTATAATTTCGTAATTAGTGATCGCGTTTTAATAGGAACCGGACTTGCTTTTGGTGCCGGAATCAATGATGTCGATGGAGATGTTTCGGCGTTGTATCAATTAGACTTCAATTTAAAGCTTGCCTATAATAGAGATCGGTTTTTTGCTTATGCGAGCTTAAACACACTTAATTTCGTTCAGAATGACGCTGCAGAAGCACGACTGAACGATAATATTTCAACTTTAAAATTCAGTATTGGTTATCGATTTGATCCTCCAAATAAAGTAAAAGAAGTTTATGAGGAGATAAATAAAAAAACAGGCTTATAG
- a CDS encoding fructose bisphosphate aldolase: MNTVQLDRMHSGKGFIAALDQSGGSTPKALAQYGVQESSFSNEEEMYTLVHEMRTRIIKSPAFDSEYILGAILFENTMDRKIDGQWTADYLWEKKNIVPFLKVDKGLADLANGVQLMKPISNLDELLTRAVERNIFGTKMRSVIKEANATGIREVVEQQFAVGLQIFEKGLVPIIEPEVDIYSVDKEKSEAILKEEIKKQLSLLDKDVKVMLKLSIPTVNDFYKELISDPHVVRVVALSGGYGQDEANDKLSQNHGLIASFSRALSEGLFADQSDAEFDAKIGKTIKEIYEASIT; this comes from the coding sequence ATAAACACGGTACAATTAGATCGTATGCATTCCGGAAAAGGTTTTATCGCCGCACTAGATCAAAGTGGCGGAAGTACGCCAAAGGCATTAGCACAATATGGCGTACAGGAAAGCAGTTTTTCGAATGAAGAAGAAATGTACACTCTTGTGCACGAAATGAGAACCCGAATTATCAAAAGTCCTGCGTTTGATAGTGAATATATTTTAGGAGCAATTTTGTTTGAAAATACTATGGATCGCAAAATAGACGGACAATGGACTGCCGACTATTTGTGGGAGAAGAAAAATATAGTTCCTTTTCTAAAAGTTGACAAAGGTCTTGCTGATCTTGCAAATGGTGTTCAACTGATGAAACCTATTTCTAATCTAGACGAATTGTTGACGCGAGCTGTAGAACGAAATATTTTTGGAACCAAAATGCGTTCTGTTATTAAAGAAGCAAATGCAACAGGAATTCGCGAAGTTGTAGAACAGCAATTTGCGGTTGGTTTACAAATCTTCGAAAAAGGACTTGTGCCAATTATTGAACCTGAAGTTGATATTTACAGCGTTGATAAAGAAAAATCAGAAGCAATTCTAAAAGAAGAAATCAAAAAGCAACTTAGTTTATTAGACAAAGATGTCAAAGTGATGCTGAAATTGTCTATTCCAACTGTGAATGATTTTTACAAAGAACTAATCTCTGATCCACATGTTGTGCGTGTTGTTGCTTTATCCGGAGGTTACGGACAAGATGAAGCCAATGATAAACTATCGCAAAATCACGGATTGATAGCAAGTTTCTCAAGAGCATTATCTGAAGGACTTTTTGCAGATCAATCTGATGCTGAATTTGACGCTAAAATAGGTAAAACAATCAAAGAGATTTACGAAGCTTCAATAACATAA
- the hemB gene encoding porphobilinogen synthase → MFPLQRNRRLRTNESIRSLVRETSLSPQDFMLPMFVAEGKGVKVAIPSMPGIYRHSLDNTIKEVKEAWDLGIKAVNIYVKVSDSLKDNKGVEAWNKDGLMQQTIRAIKDAVPEMIVMPDVALDPYSIYGHDGIIENGQLINDATVDALTRMSLSHAEAGADFVAPSDMMDGRVLAIRKALEENGHHNVGIMSYSAKYASAFYGPFRDALDSAPVDSQNIPKDKKTYQMDYANRIEGIREALLDVEEGADIVMVKPGMAYLDIVREVKNAVHVPVAVYQVSGEYAMVKAAAERGWLDHDKIMIEQLYCIKRAGASIISTYFAKEAAVILNK, encoded by the coding sequence ATGTTCCCATTACAAAGAAACCGTCGTTTAAGAACCAATGAATCTATTCGTTCCTTAGTTCGTGAAACTAGTTTGAGCCCGCAAGATTTTATGCTTCCAATGTTTGTTGCGGAAGGAAAAGGTGTAAAAGTTGCCATTCCGTCAATGCCTGGAATTTATCGTCATTCTTTAGACAATACGATTAAAGAAGTAAAAGAAGCTTGGGATTTAGGAATCAAAGCGGTGAATATCTACGTAAAAGTAAGCGACAGTCTTAAAGACAATAAAGGTGTTGAAGCCTGGAATAAAGATGGTTTGATGCAACAAACTATTCGTGCGATTAAAGATGCAGTTCCTGAAATGATTGTTATGCCGGATGTGGCGCTTGATCCATATTCAATTTATGGCCATGACGGAATTATCGAAAATGGTCAATTAATCAATGATGCAACTGTTGATGCTTTAACCAGAATGAGTTTGAGTCATGCTGAGGCTGGAGCCGATTTTGTTGCGCCAAGTGACATGATGGACGGAAGAGTTTTGGCAATCAGAAAAGCATTGGAAGAAAACGGACATCATAATGTGGGAATCATGAGTTATAGTGCCAAATATGCTTCGGCATTTTATGGTCCTTTTCGTGATGCTTTGGATTCTGCTCCGGTAGATTCTCAAAATATTCCTAAAGATAAAAAGACATATCAGATGGATTATGCAAACCGAATTGAAGGAATTCGTGAAGCATTATTAGATGTTGAAGAAGGTGCAGATATTGTAATGGTAAAACCTGGAATGGCTTATTTAGACATTGTTCGTGAGGTAAAAAATGCCGTTCATGTGCCTGTTGCTGTTTACCAAGTATCTGGTGAGTACGCTATGGTAAAGGCTGCAGCCGAAAGAGGATGGTTAGATCATGATAAAATTATGATAGAGCAACTATATTGCATTAAGCGCGCAGGAGCAAGTATTATCTCAACTTACTTTGCAAAAGAAGCTGCTGTAATCTTAAATAAATAG
- a CDS encoding c-type cytochrome, which yields MKKVLFLSAVLAFASCKKESTENPTENSTESYSEGESAKAKTPEALGKEIFEGQGNCISCHQVDQKVIGPSLQEIAKTYKDKKGDIVTFLKGNAEPIVDPSQFAVMKTNIPITQAMSDEELKAIETYIYSNLK from the coding sequence ATGAAAAAAGTATTATTCTTATCTGCCGTTTTAGCATTTGCATCATGTAAAAAAGAGTCAACTGAAAACCCAACAGAGAATTCAACAGAATCATATTCCGAAGGAGAATCGGCGAAAGCCAAAACTCCGGAAGCTTTAGGAAAAGAAATTTTTGAAGGACAAGGAAACTGTATTTCATGTCATCAGGTTGATCAAAAAGTAATTGGACCAAGCTTACAGGAAATTGCAAAAACCTATAAAGACAAAAAAGGTGATATTGTAACTTTCCTAAAAGGAAATGCAGAACCAATTGTTGATCCAAGTCAGTTTGCGGTTATGAAAACCAATATTCCGATAACGCAGGCAATGTCTGATGAAGAATTGAAAGCTATTGAAACTTATATTTACAGCAACTTGAAATAA
- a CDS encoding GyrI-like domain-containing protein produces the protein MDIQKFNIIGISVRTTNENGQSGQDIPALLKKFIGEGIAEKIPNKISNDVIFVYTDYEKDHTKPYTTILGCPVEGLDSIPAEMTGKTIEGVHYEKFVAKGNLTEGAVYKEWMKIWNSDLDRSFTSDFEIYGEKAQNPENAEVDIFIAINR, from the coding sequence ATGGACATTCAAAAATTCAACATTATTGGAATTTCGGTTAGAACAACTAACGAAAACGGGCAATCAGGACAAGATATTCCTGCGCTTTTGAAGAAATTTATAGGAGAAGGAATTGCTGAAAAGATTCCCAATAAAATAAGTAACGATGTTATTTTCGTTTATACGGATTACGAAAAGGATCATACAAAACCATATACGACCATTTTAGGATGTCCGGTAGAAGGTTTAGATTCAATTCCCGCAGAAATGACTGGTAAAACAATTGAAGGCGTTCATTACGAGAAATTCGTTGCAAAAGGAAACCTTACTGAAGGTGCTGTTTACAAGGAATGGATGAAAATCTGGAACTCAGATCTGGACAGAAGCTTTACTTCTGATTTTGAAATTTACGGAGAGAAAGCTCAGAATCCTGAAAATGCAGAAGTTGACATTTTCATCGCAATAAATAGATAA
- a CDS encoding M13 family metallopeptidase → MNKQITKPLFCAFSAILSFTAVQAQSTAPKEPGINVSYMNTKISPSQDFFQYVNGTWLDETKIPSDRTTWGSFNELIKKTDKDAMAILKDASKNPKYKSNTDQGKAVNLFNTVLDTVGRNKRGVAPLQPYLKKIDAIKNVADLQKYLVEMEPEGGNDFFGIYIGADDKNSSKNSVALGTSRLGLSDKDYYTSDDKDSKEKRAKYELHVARMMQFIGETPAKAKQSAAEILALETALSAPRLDRVESRDSRLQYNPMTIADLQKLTPAIKWDAYFTGLGLAKLDSVIVTEPRYMKAVQVILTENKVAQWKEYLKWTLLNRSTSQLTTDIETANFDFYSKTLRGAIKQLPREENALSVVNRGIGEALGKLYVEKVFPAEAKTKALDMIHNVILAYQNRINNLTWMSTATKAKAIEKLNKITIKVGYPDKWKDYSALEIKSVTEGGSYFENVRNLSKWTFKEDIEKLKKPVDKTEWGMSPQTVNAYYNPSYNEIVFPAAILQSPFYNYQADEAVNYGGIGAVIGHEISHGFDDSGARYNADGNLVDWWTAEDLKQFTALGTALADQYSALEPLPGIHVDGKFTLGENIGDLGGINAAFDGLQLYLKAHGRPALIDGFTPEQRFFISWATVWRTKSRDEAIKNQVKTDPHSPGMYRAYVPLQNVDAFYDAFGIKAGDKMYVSPDKRVKIW, encoded by the coding sequence ATGAACAAACAGATTACTAAACCCTTGTTTTGTGCTTTTTCTGCAATACTTTCTTTTACTGCAGTTCAAGCTCAGAGCACAGCTCCAAAAGAACCGGGAATTAATGTTTCGTATATGAATACGAAAATTAGCCCGAGCCAGGATTTCTTCCAATATGTAAACGGAACCTGGTTGGACGAAACTAAAATTCCAAGTGACAGAACAACTTGGGGAAGTTTTAACGAACTAATCAAAAAAACAGATAAAGATGCAATGGCAATTTTGAAGGATGCTTCAAAAAATCCAAAGTATAAATCAAACACTGATCAAGGTAAAGCAGTGAATTTGTTCAATACTGTTTTAGATACAGTAGGAAGAAACAAAAGAGGAGTTGCGCCACTTCAGCCTTATTTAAAGAAAATCGATGCGATCAAAAATGTAGCAGATCTTCAAAAATATTTGGTTGAAATGGAACCTGAAGGAGGAAATGACTTCTTTGGAATCTACATTGGTGCCGATGACAAAAACAGTTCTAAGAATTCTGTAGCTCTTGGTACAAGCAGATTAGGATTGTCTGATAAAGATTACTACACTTCAGACGATAAAGATTCTAAAGAAAAACGTGCAAAATATGAGCTTCACGTAGCAAGAATGATGCAGTTTATTGGAGAAACTCCAGCAAAAGCAAAACAAAGTGCTGCTGAAATTCTAGCTTTAGAAACTGCTTTATCAGCTCCAAGATTAGACCGTGTTGAGAGCAGAGACAGCCGTTTGCAATACAACCCAATGACAATTGCGGATCTTCAAAAATTAACTCCGGCTATTAAGTGGGATGCTTATTTTACGGGTCTTGGTTTGGCAAAATTAGACAGCGTTATTGTAACAGAACCACGTTATATGAAAGCTGTACAAGTTATTCTTACTGAAAACAAAGTTGCTCAGTGGAAAGAATACCTTAAATGGACTTTATTAAACAGATCAACATCACAATTAACTACAGATATTGAAACTGCAAATTTTGACTTTTACAGCAAAACTTTAAGAGGAGCAATTAAACAATTACCTCGTGAAGAAAATGCTTTGTCTGTTGTAAATCGTGGAATTGGAGAAGCTCTTGGTAAATTGTATGTAGAGAAAGTATTTCCTGCTGAAGCAAAAACAAAAGCTTTGGATATGATTCATAATGTGATTTTGGCTTACCAAAACCGTATTAACAATCTAACTTGGATGTCAACTGCAACAAAAGCAAAGGCAATCGAGAAATTAAATAAAATTACCATTAAAGTAGGTTATCCTGATAAATGGAAAGATTATTCGGCTCTTGAAATTAAAAGTGTTACTGAAGGCGGAAGTTATTTTGAGAACGTACGCAATTTATCAAAATGGACTTTTAAGGAAGATATCGAGAAATTGAAAAAACCGGTTGATAAAACAGAGTGGGGAATGTCACCACAAACTGTAAATGCTTATTACAACCCGTCTTATAACGAAATTGTTTTCCCTGCGGCGATTCTACAATCTCCATTCTATAATTACCAAGCTGACGAAGCTGTAAATTATGGTGGAATTGGAGCTGTAATCGGACATGAGATTTCACATGGTTTTGATGATTCTGGAGCACGTTACAATGCCGACGGAAATCTTGTTGACTGGTGGACTGCTGAAGATTTGAAACAATTTACAGCTTTAGGAACTGCTCTTGCAGATCAATACAGTGCTTTAGAGCCTTTACCTGGAATTCACGTTGATGGTAAATTTACTTTAGGTGAAAACATTGGTGATTTAGGTGGAATAAATGCTGCTTTCGATGGTTTACAATTGTATTTGAAAGCACACGGAAGACCAGCTTTAATCGACGGATTTACTCCTGAGCAACGTTTCTTTATTTCTTGGGCTACGGTTTGGAGAACTAAATCAAGAGATGAAGCGATTAAAAATCAGGTAAAAACAGATCCGCATTCTCCAGGAATGTACAGAGCTTATGTACCACTTCAAAATGTTGATGCATTTTACGATGCTTTCGGAATTAAAGCCGGAGATAAAATGTATGTAAGTCCAGACAAACGAGTTAAAATCTGGTAA
- a CDS encoding DMT family transporter: MRTRIQIAFSGKVEAIGLPILALFWVSFFWGTTWLASKEGVKHMPALQLATIRQFLGGIMYVGYFIIKKEPWPKGKQWSTILILAILNFCCSNGLSTWGVKYISSGLGAIIGAIFPIWIVIICFFKGERIAKLAVTGLLICFGGICIIFADHLGDFLRPDFQFGIFLSVASTITWAFGILHTKKKAASFNPYFSLGLQMLLSSFILFGITETAGMNISLSEIPLTSWWAIGYLVIIGSILTFIAFIYTLQHLPTEVSSIYAYMNPIVAIILAFFIFGEPLTQSIVIGVAVTLMGLYLVNKSIRKSKLK; the protein is encoded by the coding sequence GTGAGAACTAGGATACAAATTGCCTTTTCAGGAAAAGTTGAAGCGATCGGACTTCCGATTCTAGCTTTATTTTGGGTTAGCTTTTTTTGGGGCACAACCTGGTTGGCTTCAAAAGAAGGAGTAAAACATATGCCGGCTTTGCAATTGGCAACAATTCGTCAGTTTTTAGGCGGAATCATGTACGTTGGTTATTTTATAATCAAAAAAGAACCTTGGCCAAAAGGCAAACAATGGAGCACAATTCTGATTTTGGCAATCTTGAATTTTTGCTGTAGTAATGGTTTAAGTACTTGGGGCGTAAAATATATCAGCAGCGGATTGGGCGCTATAATTGGTGCTATTTTCCCAATCTGGATTGTTATCATTTGCTTTTTTAAAGGTGAACGTATTGCAAAATTGGCGGTTACGGGACTTTTAATCTGCTTCGGCGGAATCTGCATAATTTTTGCGGATCATCTTGGTGATTTCCTGCGACCGGATTTTCAATTTGGAATTTTCTTGTCTGTTGCTTCAACTATAACTTGGGCTTTTGGAATTTTGCATACAAAGAAAAAAGCAGCAAGTTTCAATCCATATTTTAGTTTAGGATTGCAAATGTTGCTTTCGAGTTTTATCCTTTTCGGAATTACAGAAACTGCGGGAATGAATATCTCTTTGTCCGAAATTCCTTTAACTTCTTGGTGGGCAATTGGGTATCTGGTAATCATTGGTTCGATCTTGACTTTTATTGCTTTTATATATACGTTACAGCATCTTCCAACGGAAGTCAGTAGTATTTATGCTTACATGAACCCGATTGTTGCTATTATTCTAGCCTTTTTCATTTTCGGAGAACCGCTTACTCAATCAATTGTTATTGGAGTTGCGGTAACTTTGATGGGATTGTATTTGGTAAATAAGTCTATTCGAAAATCTAAATTGAAGTAG